A portion of the Catalinimonas alkaloidigena genome contains these proteins:
- a CDS encoding DUF1877 family protein encodes MGQSATLYEIDQVEFDRLRKDHRDFSEQRTIQHQVFEKNHEGLRFLLEKFVAEKDRDLMFEIFYPSDSLGMPDEQKMISLLDSDDFLYVHEDAVNYLTPEKVQAIWQVVKEINEAEFLATYDPDELNSQGVYPYNIWHRNERSDLAFNRTDIQEAFRALRDIFKDASVHENYIVAFVG; translated from the coding sequence ATGGGACAAAGCGCAACACTATACGAGATCGATCAAGTTGAGTTTGATCGACTAAGAAAAGACCACCGGGATTTTTCTGAGCAGCGGACGATACAGCATCAAGTCTTTGAGAAAAACCACGAAGGCTTGCGCTTTTTATTGGAAAAGTTTGTGGCAGAAAAGGACCGTGATCTGATGTTTGAGATTTTTTATCCCTCAGATTCATTAGGAATGCCAGATGAGCAGAAAATGATCAGCCTTTTGGATTCAGACGATTTCTTGTATGTACACGAAGACGCGGTGAATTATTTAACTCCTGAGAAAGTTCAAGCCATCTGGCAGGTAGTTAAGGAAATTAATGAAGCGGAATTTCTCGCCACCTACGACCCAGATGAATTAAACAGCCAGGGTGTATATCCCTACAACATATGGCATCGTAACGAGCGGTCCGATCTGGCATTCAACAGAACCGACATACAGGAAGCTTTTCGTGCGCTCCGGGATATTTTTAAAGATGCCTCTGTGCATGAAAACTACATCGTGGCCTTCGTAGGGTAA
- a CDS encoding LysE family transporter: MNLLQHFGLGFGISFLFYLPCGSVNLITADLALRKGMRLAMYLATGATLVELVYALLALNSSRFIDRYLKDNAYINLGVAIALLVLGIIFLSRKPKPRQDTQATKPQAPLTMFTEGLLLGVLNLPALPLWLFVVRYLQQNRWAQWTALHETIFVVGIVIARFLILRLYGKLGIALEHRLSNIQVWSNRVIGGIFLALSAYQGYAFLS, encoded by the coding sequence ATGAACCTGTTGCAACATTTCGGCCTGGGTTTCGGCATCAGCTTTCTGTTCTACCTGCCCTGCGGTAGCGTAAACCTGATCACGGCCGACCTCGCCCTGCGGAAGGGCATGCGCCTAGCGATGTACCTGGCCACAGGAGCCACACTGGTGGAACTGGTGTACGCGCTACTGGCCCTGAACAGCAGTCGGTTTATCGACCGCTACCTGAAAGACAACGCGTACATTAACCTGGGCGTCGCCATTGCGCTGTTGGTGCTGGGCATCATTTTTCTTTCCCGCAAACCCAAACCCCGGCAAGACACGCAGGCTACCAAGCCGCAGGCGCCTCTGACCATGTTTACAGAAGGGCTTTTGCTCGGCGTGCTGAATCTGCCCGCGCTGCCGCTGTGGCTGTTCGTGGTTCGGTACCTCCAACAGAACCGCTGGGCGCAGTGGACCGCCCTGCACGAAACGATTTTTGTGGTGGGCATCGTGATTGCCCGTTTCCTGATTCTGCGGTTGTACGGCAAGTTGGGCATCGCTCTGGAACATCGCCTCAGCAACATTCAGGTCTGGAGCAACCGCGTCATCGGCGGAATTTTTCTGGCGCTGAGTGCTTACCAGGGCTACGCCTTCCTCTCCTGA
- a CDS encoding M13 family metallopeptidase: MLKKFCVLTSAVLLAASCTSEQPQDTTEETAIRGIDPTNLDTTVAPCDNFYRFANGGWLDRNPVPPSESRWSSFNELFEQNNAIMREILDSVSAKTDWEKGSVEQKVGDFYHSGMDTVQIAKLGLDPVRPELQKIASIQNRDDLQRVIAELHPLGVNAAFRFYVTQDDKISSQYIPNLIQGGLGLPDRDYYVRDDAPSQEIRDQYVDHLGRMMTLAGEPEAEALQHAKQIMALETRLAKASMERVKLRDPYATYNKMSVDELQRKAPNLNWKAMFQAMNVPDFDTLIVGQPDFVAELNRAVAQVSLDNWKAYLEWTVLNTAAPWLSDAFVEADFDFFSKTLNGTQEMRPRWKRIANATDDALGEALGELYVKRTFSPEAKEKALEMVHNLQEAFRERLGELTWMSDETKQAALEKLEAFATKIGYPDEWRDYSDLDIARDAYARNQFNANVFGWNRNVNKLGKPIDRKEWHMTPPTVNAYYNPSQNEIVFPAGILQPPFFDPKADDAVNYGGMGAVIGHEMTHGFDDQGRQYDPQGNLRDWWQASDADQFKGRAQRMVNQFGEYTMVDTIPVNGELTLGENIADLGGLKIAYAALQKALENKRPEKIDGFTPEQRFFLGWAQIWRTNITDQAAARLIKVDPHAPGMYRTNGPLANLPEFYEAWGCTPADAMMRNDSVRVEIW; this comes from the coding sequence ATGTTGAAAAAGTTTTGTGTACTCACGTCGGCGGTGCTGTTGGCGGCTTCCTGTACGTCGGAGCAGCCCCAGGACACGACGGAAGAGACGGCCATTCGTGGCATCGATCCGACGAACCTGGATACGACGGTGGCGCCCTGCGACAATTTCTATCGGTTTGCCAACGGAGGCTGGCTCGACCGCAATCCCGTGCCGCCGTCCGAAAGCCGGTGGAGCAGTTTCAATGAATTGTTCGAGCAGAACAACGCCATCATGCGCGAAATCCTCGATTCCGTTTCGGCCAAAACCGACTGGGAAAAAGGGAGCGTAGAGCAGAAGGTGGGCGACTTTTACCATAGCGGCATGGATACCGTGCAGATCGCCAAACTGGGCCTGGACCCGGTGCGCCCGGAGCTGCAAAAAATCGCTTCGATCCAGAACCGCGACGACCTGCAACGGGTCATTGCCGAACTGCATCCGCTGGGCGTCAACGCCGCATTCCGGTTTTACGTGACGCAGGACGACAAAATCAGCTCGCAGTACATTCCGAACCTGATTCAAGGGGGACTGGGCCTGCCCGACCGCGATTACTATGTGCGCGACGATGCCCCCTCGCAGGAGATTCGCGATCAGTACGTCGATCACCTGGGACGGATGATGACGCTGGCCGGTGAGCCGGAAGCCGAGGCGCTGCAACACGCCAAGCAAATTATGGCGCTGGAGACGCGCCTGGCGAAGGCGTCGATGGAGCGGGTGAAGCTGCGCGACCCGTATGCGACCTACAACAAAATGTCGGTGGACGAATTGCAACGGAAAGCGCCGAATCTTAATTGGAAGGCGATGTTCCAGGCGATGAACGTACCCGATTTCGATACGCTGATCGTGGGACAACCCGATTTTGTGGCGGAGCTGAACCGGGCCGTGGCGCAGGTGTCGCTCGACAACTGGAAAGCGTATCTGGAGTGGACGGTGCTCAACACGGCGGCTCCGTGGCTGAGCGACGCGTTTGTGGAAGCAGATTTCGACTTCTTCAGCAAAACCCTGAACGGCACGCAGGAAATGCGTCCCCGCTGGAAGCGGATCGCCAATGCGACCGACGATGCCCTGGGCGAAGCGCTCGGCGAACTATACGTGAAGCGGACGTTCTCGCCCGAAGCGAAAGAAAAAGCCCTGGAAATGGTGCATAACCTGCAGGAGGCTTTCCGCGAACGGCTGGGCGAACTGACCTGGATGAGTGATGAGACCAAGCAGGCCGCCCTGGAAAAACTGGAGGCTTTTGCCACGAAAATCGGCTATCCGGACGAGTGGCGCGATTATTCGGACCTGGACATCGCCCGCGATGCGTACGCACGCAACCAGTTCAACGCCAATGTGTTCGGCTGGAACCGCAACGTGAACAAGCTGGGGAAACCCATTGACCGGAAGGAGTGGCACATGACGCCCCCGACCGTGAATGCGTACTACAATCCGTCGCAAAACGAAATCGTGTTTCCGGCGGGCATTCTGCAGCCGCCGTTCTTCGACCCGAAAGCCGACGATGCCGTCAACTACGGCGGCATGGGCGCGGTGATCGGCCACGAGATGACCCACGGGTTCGACGATCAGGGACGGCAGTACGATCCGCAGGGCAACCTGCGCGATTGGTGGCAGGCGTCCGACGCCGATCAGTTCAAAGGTCGCGCCCAGCGCATGGTCAACCAGTTTGGGGAATATACGATGGTCGATACCATTCCGGTGAACGGCGAACTGACCCTCGGCGAGAACATTGCCGACCTGGGTGGCCTGAAGATTGCCTATGCCGCCCTACAGAAAGCGCTGGAAAACAAACGTCCTGAAAAGATCGACGGCTTCACGCCCGAACAGCGGTTCTTCCTGGGCTGGGCACAAATCTGGCGCACGAACATCACCGACCAGGCCGCCGCCCGACTCATCAAAGTCGATCCGCACGCGCCGGGCATGTACCGGACCAACGGACCGCTTGCCAACCTGCCCGAGTTTTATGAAGCGTGGGGCTGCACACCGGCCGACGCCATGATGCGCAACGACAGCGTGCGCGTCGAAATCTGGTAA